The segment AGGCGCCTGGAACGCCAGCATTGTCTCGGAAATTGTATCGTGGAAGGATCAGGATCTTCAAGCAGCCGGGTTAGGTACGTACATCGCTGAAGCCACTACGAACGGCAATTGGCCGCAGATCATCTGGGGAATATTCGTCATGTGCCTGCTCGTTGTAATTGTGAACCGCCTGGTATGGCGCAAGCTGTATGCATTAGCCGAAAATAAATATCACTTGGACTAGAGGTGCCCTATGATGAACAAAACTCTGATTGAGTTAAAGCAGATCAGCAAACGTTATGATCAGCCGAAACAGGCAAATGTGAGCATTATGGAGGATATTAATATCAAGATTAAGGAGGGCGAGCTGGTATCCATCCTGGGACCTTCAGGTTCAGGGAAATCGACTCTTCTGCGCATCATTGCAGGTCTTGTCCCTCCTTCACAAGGCTCGGTGCTCTATGATGGACGCGAGATTGCCGGTACTAATCCGGGTGTGGGGATGGTATTCCAATCATTTGCATTGTTTCCTTGGCTTACAGTCCTGGAGAATGTGAAGCTGGGGCTGGAGAACAAACCGTTACGCGAAGCCGACAAAATGCGTAAAGCCCTCTCGGTCATCGATATGATTGGGCTTGACGGATTTGAAGGGGCGTACCCCAAAGAATTGTCCGGAGGGATGCGCCAGCGTGTCGGTATCGGCCGGGCGCTCGTTATGGAGCCGGATATTCTCCTGATGGATGAGCCGTTCTCCGCCCTTGACGTATTGACCGCAGAGAACTTGAAGCGCGACCTGCTGGAATTATGGACGGAGAAGCAAATCCCTACCAAATGCATCATTATGGTCACCCACAGTATTGAGGAAGCCGTCTATATGTCGGACCGGGCCATCGTCCTCTCCAGGGACCCGGCCCGTGTAATCTCCGATATTCCCATTCCCATGCCGCACTGGAGGGATAAACAAGATCCGCAGTTCACATCGCTTGTGGACCAAATCTATTCCATACTGACCCAAAGGGAAGTGAAGCCAGCCGGTCCAGCCGAAGAAAAGCAAAATACCATCGAGAAAATACCACCGGTTCCGGCAGGCGCCCTGACAGGCTTCATTGAACTGATTGACGATCTGGGTCAACAAGTGGATTTGTACAAGCTGGCCGATCAATTAAGTCTGAAACTGGAAGATTTCCTGCCTATCGTCGAGGCGGTGGAAATGCTGCAATTTGCAACGGTTCTGCATGGAGATATCGAGTTGACAGAGCCAGGACGCCAGTTTGCCAATGCAAGTGTTCTCTCCCGGAAGGAAATTTTTAAAGACCGGGTGCTGGAGCATGTTCCCATCATGGAGAAAATCATCTGGATTCTGCAATCGAAATCAAATAATAAAATGGAAGGGGCCTTTTTCGTGGAGATTTTCGAAAAGCATTTTGAGACGGAGGAAGCCGCACTTCAACTGGATATCCTAATCGACTGGGGCCGGTACGCGGAACTGATTGCCTACGACAAAAAAGCAAAGGTGTTGTATCTGGAAAATGATTGAAATCAACCTGGACATTCGGGCGGAGGAAGTTCCTGGTCTAAGAGAAGCCGTGGGCTGGGCAAGAAGAGACTCTGACTATCCCGCCCTGTTTCAGCGGTGCAATTTCTGGGCGGGAGCCAGAGATCCCGCAGGGAGACTCATTGCCTTTGGCTACGTTGCTGGAACCGGCCTGGAGCACGGGTATATGGAGGACATTATCATCCATCCAGAGTATCAGAGGCGCGGAGTGGGGCAGCAGCTTGTTAAGGAGCTATTGAACGAGTCTATTCGACGCGGATTGACCATAGTAACCCTCACTTATAGCCGTGAGCATAAGGAATTCTATGAAAAGTGCGGATTCTCGTCTACAGCGGCCGGGATCTGGCGGGCGGAGGAAGGAAAGTAATGCATACAAGAACTGAGAAGCCAGCGAACCCTTATGAACGCTGGCTTTTTGGCGACCGTAAACCGACAGTAATTCTATAATATGTAAGGTGATTTACTATCATTAGGCAGGTTAATTCCATCTTCCCGATCCGGTATGATTACATAAGCTCTGCTCTTTGAAGGAGGTTCTGTGGGCTTATGAATCCGACCCGTACGCTGATTAAGGAAATACTGTCTAATAGTAAGGGTATCCTTGCTATGATTCTATTCTTCAATATAGTAGCCGCATTCGTCTCGACTCTTCAGCCCCTCCTGTTCAAAGACCTATTCGACGACATCCTGCCAGACAAGCAGATCGGGACGGCTGCATTCTATATGCTCCTGCTTATTCTAATTCCCGTAATCTATGCCGCCTTAAACAGCGTCACCTCTTATTACAATAATGAGCTGGGCAACCATTTATCCAAGAATCTGCGCCTGCGGCTGTTCTCTGACGTACTCCAGACCCGGCCAAGAGATGTGGACAGCATCGGCAAGGGGGAAATCATCAACCGGATCACCTTGCAGGTGGGGATGCTGTGTGAAATTTTCGTGGTAGACACCCTGATGTCCATAGTCTCGAATGCTATTCTGCTGATCGCGACCCTGTGGATCATGTTCTCGATGAGTACCGAGCTTACACTCGCGGCCATCCTCTCATTCCCTCTATGTATGTACGGCTTCAAGCGCTTCAGGAGCAAGACAGAGCGCCTGGATAAGCAGTATCATGGTATTTTGGATAAGGGCATGAATTATTTGAATATCATTTCCATCATTACGGGCATCATTTACGGCTACAGTCTGTTCCTTATTCTGCGAGGCCGCATCTCACCAGGCACATTGCTGGCCTTCATTGTGATTCTTCCAAGGCTGTATAGCATTTTCAAGTCACTGTTGACGCTGAACATCGATAGGAGCCGGATGACGGTCATTATTAACAACCTGAATGACATCCTTGAACTGGAGAAGGTCGGATCGGGAGCTAACGCTCCTGACTATGGCCGCGTCCCCCTCCTGCAGATGAGGAATGTCTCGTACCGGTACGCTCCGGCAGATTCTTTTGGGATCACTGACTTTAATCTGGACATTCAGCCAGGAACCTTCGTGGGGATTGTTGGATTAAGCGGCTCAGGGAAATCTACGATATTCGAGCTGATTCACAGGTTCATAGAGCCGGATGAAGGGGAGATCTCCCTGGACGGCGTTCCGATCCAAGAACTGGACATTCATGAACTAAGACGATATGTCGGCTATTCCCCGCAAAAGGGAGTGTTATGGAACAAGTCCATTCTCGACAACATCATTTACCCGCTGCAGAAGGAAGACATGAATGAAGAGACATGGCAGAAATTCAGCACTGCTGTTGAGCTTGCCCATGTGGACCCATTTGTTCTAACCATGCCTGAGCAATATGACAAAAAGGTAGAGGGCCACGGAGACAATCTCTCCGGTGGCGAGATCCAGCGGATTCTATTAGCTAGAACCTTCATGGGTGAGCCCCGTATCCTGATGCTGGATGAGTACACCTCGGCCCTGGACGCCTTGACGGAGAGTGACCTGAACGACACCCTGCTGAGCCTGAAGGGGAAGCAAACGATTCTGGTAATCGCACACCGGCTGTCCACTGTGAAGAATGCAGATGTCATCCTGGTCGTTGAGAAGGGACAAATTGTAGAGCAGGGCAGTCCAGCAGAATTACTATCCCAACAGGGGTTATATTACAAGATGGTGGAGAAGCAGAAAATTTAGCGCTTCAGCAGCGTAATCCGGCCTTAGGCCGCCTCAATTATCACCTTTTGGTGACTATATCACAAAAAAGTGGGTACTGTTTTTCTTGTAACTTTTCCCCCATACTAGCGTTCATAGCAACTACAAACCACAAAAGGAGTGTATAATAGTAT is part of the Paenibacillus sp. FSL M7-0420 genome and harbors:
- a CDS encoding ABC transporter ATP-binding protein, translating into MNPTRTLIKEILSNSKGILAMILFFNIVAAFVSTLQPLLFKDLFDDILPDKQIGTAAFYMLLLILIPVIYAALNSVTSYYNNELGNHLSKNLRLRLFSDVLQTRPRDVDSIGKGEIINRITLQVGMLCEIFVVDTLMSIVSNAILLIATLWIMFSMSTELTLAAILSFPLCMYGFKRFRSKTERLDKQYHGILDKGMNYLNIISIITGIIYGYSLFLILRGRISPGTLLAFIVILPRLYSIFKSLLTLNIDRSRMTVIINNLNDILELEKVGSGANAPDYGRVPLLQMRNVSYRYAPADSFGITDFNLDIQPGTFVGIVGLSGSGKSTIFELIHRFIEPDEGEISLDGVPIQELDIHELRRYVGYSPQKGVLWNKSILDNIIYPLQKEDMNEETWQKFSTAVELAHVDPFVLTMPEQYDKKVEGHGDNLSGGEIQRILLARTFMGEPRILMLDEYTSALDALTESDLNDTLLSLKGKQTILVIAHRLSTVKNADVILVVEKGQIVEQGSPAELLSQQGLYYKMVEKQKI
- a CDS encoding GNAT family N-acetyltransferase yields the protein MIEINLDIRAEEVPGLREAVGWARRDSDYPALFQRCNFWAGARDPAGRLIAFGYVAGTGLEHGYMEDIIIHPEYQRRGVGQQLVKELLNESIRRGLTIVTLTYSREHKEFYEKCGFSSTAAGIWRAEEGK
- a CDS encoding ABC transporter ATP-binding protein, translated to MMNKTLIELKQISKRYDQPKQANVSIMEDINIKIKEGELVSILGPSGSGKSTLLRIIAGLVPPSQGSVLYDGREIAGTNPGVGMVFQSFALFPWLTVLENVKLGLENKPLREADKMRKALSVIDMIGLDGFEGAYPKELSGGMRQRVGIGRALVMEPDILLMDEPFSALDVLTAENLKRDLLELWTEKQIPTKCIIMVTHSIEEAVYMSDRAIVLSRDPARVISDIPIPMPHWRDKQDPQFTSLVDQIYSILTQREVKPAGPAEEKQNTIEKIPPVPAGALTGFIELIDDLGQQVDLYKLADQLSLKLEDFLPIVEAVEMLQFATVLHGDIELTEPGRQFANASVLSRKEIFKDRVLEHVPIMEKIIWILQSKSNNKMEGAFFVEIFEKHFETEEAALQLDILIDWGRYAELIAYDKKAKVLYLEND